A single genomic interval of Symphalangus syndactylus isolate Jambi chromosome 18, NHGRI_mSymSyn1-v2.1_pri, whole genome shotgun sequence harbors:
- the TNFRSF13C gene encoding tumor necrosis factor receptor superfamily member 13C isoform X1 produces MRRGPRSLRGRDAPAPTPCVPAECFDLLVRHCVACGLLRTPRPKPASPPSAPPRPRPSLPSAPWPPSLSPPAAAGASSPAPRTVLQPQESVGAGAGEAALPLPGLLFGAPALLGLALVLALVLVGLVSWRRRQRRLRGASSAEAPDGDKDAPEPLDKIVILSPGISDATAPAWPPPGENPGTTPPGHSVPVPATELGSTELVTTKTAGPEQQ; encoded by the exons ATGAGGCGAGGTCCCCGGAGCCTGCGGGGCAGGGACGCGCCAGCCCCCACGCCCTGCGTCCCGGCCGAGTGCTTCGACCTGCTGGTCCGCCACTGCGTGGCCTGCGGGCTCCTGCGCACGCCGCGGCCGAAACCGG CCTCGCCCCCCTCCGCACCTCCCCGTCcccgcccctccctcccctcggccccctggcctccctccctgtcccctcccGCAGCAGCCGGGGCCAGCAGCCCTGCGCCCAGGACGGTGCTGCAGCCGCAGGAGTCGGTGGGCGCGGGGGCCGGCGAGGCGGCGCTGCCCTTGCCCGGGCTGCTCTTCGGCGCCCCCGCGCTGCTGGGCCTGGCACTGGTCCTGGCGCTGGTCCTGGTGGGCCTGGTGAGCTGGAGGCGGCGACAACGGCGGCTTCGCGGTGCGTCCTCCGCAGAGGCCCCCGACGGAGACAAGGACG CCCCAGAGCCCCTGGACAAGATCGTCATTCTGTCTCCGGGAATCTCTGATGCCACAGCTCCTGCCTGGCCTCCTCCTGGGGAAAACCCAGgaaccaccccacctggccacaGTGTCCCTGTGCCAGCCACAGAGCTGGGCTCCACTGAACTGGTGACCACCAAGACGGCTGGCCCTGAGCAACAATAG
- the TNFRSF13C gene encoding tumor necrosis factor receptor superfamily member 13C isoform X2, translated as MRRGPRSLRGRDAPAPTPCVPAECFDLLVRHCVACGLLRTPRPKPAAGASSPAPRTVLQPQESVGAGAGEAALPLPGLLFGAPALLGLALVLALVLVGLVSWRRRQRRLRGASSAEAPDGDKDAPEPLDKIVILSPGISDATAPAWPPPGENPGTTPPGHSVPVPATELGSTELVTTKTAGPEQQ; from the exons ATGAGGCGAGGTCCCCGGAGCCTGCGGGGCAGGGACGCGCCAGCCCCCACGCCCTGCGTCCCGGCCGAGTGCTTCGACCTGCTGGTCCGCCACTGCGTGGCCTGCGGGCTCCTGCGCACGCCGCGGCCGAAACCGG CAGCCGGGGCCAGCAGCCCTGCGCCCAGGACGGTGCTGCAGCCGCAGGAGTCGGTGGGCGCGGGGGCCGGCGAGGCGGCGCTGCCCTTGCCCGGGCTGCTCTTCGGCGCCCCCGCGCTGCTGGGCCTGGCACTGGTCCTGGCGCTGGTCCTGGTGGGCCTGGTGAGCTGGAGGCGGCGACAACGGCGGCTTCGCGGTGCGTCCTCCGCAGAGGCCCCCGACGGAGACAAGGACG CCCCAGAGCCCCTGGACAAGATCGTCATTCTGTCTCCGGGAATCTCTGATGCCACAGCTCCTGCCTGGCCTCCTCCTGGGGAAAACCCAGgaaccaccccacctggccacaGTGTCCCTGTGCCAGCCACAGAGCTGGGCTCCACTGAACTGGTGACCACCAAGACGGCTGGCCCTGAGCAACAATAG
- the TNFRSF13C gene encoding tumor necrosis factor receptor superfamily member 13C isoform X3 gives MRRGPRSLRGRDAPAPTPCVPAECFDLLVRHCVACGLLRTPRPKPAGASSPAPRTVLQPQESVGAGAGEAALPLPGLLFGAPALLGLALVLALVLVGLVSWRRRQRRLRGASSAEAPDGDKDAPEPLDKIVILSPGISDATAPAWPPPGENPGTTPPGHSVPVPATELGSTELVTTKTAGPEQQ, from the exons ATGAGGCGAGGTCCCCGGAGCCTGCGGGGCAGGGACGCGCCAGCCCCCACGCCCTGCGTCCCGGCCGAGTGCTTCGACCTGCTGGTCCGCCACTGCGTGGCCTGCGGGCTCCTGCGCACGCCGCGGCCGAAACCGG CCGGGGCCAGCAGCCCTGCGCCCAGGACGGTGCTGCAGCCGCAGGAGTCGGTGGGCGCGGGGGCCGGCGAGGCGGCGCTGCCCTTGCCCGGGCTGCTCTTCGGCGCCCCCGCGCTGCTGGGCCTGGCACTGGTCCTGGCGCTGGTCCTGGTGGGCCTGGTGAGCTGGAGGCGGCGACAACGGCGGCTTCGCGGTGCGTCCTCCGCAGAGGCCCCCGACGGAGACAAGGACG CCCCAGAGCCCCTGGACAAGATCGTCATTCTGTCTCCGGGAATCTCTGATGCCACAGCTCCTGCCTGGCCTCCTCCTGGGGAAAACCCAGgaaccaccccacctggccacaGTGTCCCTGTGCCAGCCACAGAGCTGGGCTCCACTGAACTGGTGACCACCAAGACGGCTGGCCCTGAGCAACAATAG